GAAACCAAAACCCCACCGAACGAACGGTTGTCCAAAAGACCTCCGTATTCCCGCGCAAACGGAACACCTTGCGCCACGCATTGGTCGATGATGTTGGCCGAAACTTCTGCCAAACGGTAAACGTTCGCTTCACGAGCACGGTAATCGCCACCTTTCACCGTATCGTAAAACAAGCGGTAAGTCGAATCGCCATCATTCTGGTAATTCTTGGCAGCATTGATACCACCTTGTGCCGCAATAGAGTGCGCTCTTCGTGGACTGTCCTGATAGCAGAAAGCCTTTACGTTATAGCCCAACTCGGCAAGCGAGGCCGAAGCGGAACCTCCCGCCAAACCTGTTCCCACCACGATAATATCGATGTGGCGCTTGTTGGCAGGATTTACAACGTTGATGTGATTCTTATGGTTGGTCCATTTATCCTTGATCGGACCTTCAGGTATCTTGGCATCCAATGACATTGGCGTAAGATTTTATGATTGTGTAGCAAAGTGATAAACCGCGATGATGATGAATCCCAACGGTACCACAACTGCGTAAATGTTCGACAATTGCTTGATAACAGGCGTGTACTTGCGGTGGTTGAAACCAACCGACTGGAAGGCCGACTGGAAACCGTGCATCAGGTGCAGCGCTAAGAAAACGAAAGCCAGCACGTAAATTCCAACACGGATCGGGTCGTGGAACTTGTGGTGAAGTTCTTCCCAATATCGGTAACCTCCATCTGGAAGCATTCCAGACATATCGCCTTGAACGTACTTCACATTCAATTCTGGGATCCAGAAATCGTAAAAGTGAAGTCCCAAAAAGAGCAATACCATGATCCCTGTGATGATCATGTTTCGGCTCATCCAAGTTGAGTTCGCATTGCCTTTGTTCATCGCATACTTGATGGGGCGCGCTGAGCGGTTCTGCAACTCCAAACGGATTCCCATGGCCAAGTGAAAGACCACCGCAAAGGCCAAAATGGGCTGCATTACAAACTGTATAAGCGGGTTGGTTCCCATGAACTGGGATGCTTCGTTGAAACCATCAGGACTTATGACCGAAATGAAGTTGACGGTCAAATGCTGAAGAAGGAACAATAGCAAGAAGAAACCCGACAGGGCCATTGCTATCTTTTTACCTACTGAACTTGACATTGATGTCTGATTTTGTGTTAAACCTTGCAGGTTGAGCGATTCCGCGCAAATGTAACATCTGCGATTTTCAGCGGTTTTCAATCTTTGCTATTTAGAACGATTCTTAATAAAGGCCGGTCAAATTTGCTTCGATTTGCGAATACCCTACATTTGGCATTATGAGATACGACCGTATAGACAACGAACTCTTCATCGATAACCGAAAGCGATTTATTGAAGGAATTGTGCCACAGAGCGTGGCGGTTTTCAATAGTAATGATGTGATGCCGACCAACGCGGATGGCACTATGAAATTCAAGCAGAACAGCGACCTGTTCTACCTTACTGGTGTCGATCAGGAAGAGTCGATCCTGGTACTCGCTCCGAATGCGCGTGATGAGCATCATCGCGAAGTGCTTTTCCTGAAAGAAACCAATGAGACGATTGCCATTTGGGAAGGTGCCAAGCTGACCGTTGAACAGGCACAGCAGGTTTCAGGCATTCAGACGGTTTATTGGTTGAAGGATTTCAACCGCGTGTTCAATATGCTGGTCAATGAAGCCTCGCACATTTACTTGAATTCCAATGAACACGGCCGCGCCACCATTGAAGTTGAAACGCGTGATGCACGCTTTGTGAAATGGTGCATGGAGAAATATCCGTTGCACAAGTATCGCAGATGCGCTCCCGTGATGGAACGCATCCGTGCGGTGAAATCAAAGTTTGAAGTGATGCTTTTGCAGGAGGCCTGCAACATTACCGAAAAGGGTTTCCGCAGATTGCTGGATAAGGTGAAGCCAGGCGTTTGGGAATATGAGATTGAGGCGGAACTGTGGCACGAATTCATCCGAAACCGAGCGCAGGGATTTGCCTACGAACCGATTATCGCATCAGGCAGAAGCTCTTGTGTGTTGCATTATATTCAGAACAATCAGCAATGTAAGGATGGCGATATATTGCTCCTCGATATTGGTGCAGAGTACGCGAATTATGATGCTGATCTGTCGCGGACCATTCCTGTAAATGGTAAGTTCTCGCAACGTCAGAGAGACGTATACAACGCGGTTCTGCGAGTTCAGAAGGCCGCGATTGAAATGCTTCGCCCGGGTACATTATTGAAGGATTACCACAAAGAAGTTGGCTTGCTGATGCAGGATGAATTGCTGAACCTGAAACTCATCGACAAGGCAGACATTCAAAACCAAGACCCGAAATGGCCTGCGTACAAGAGGTACTTCATGCACGGCACCAGCCATTTCCTTGGGTTGGACACGCATGACGTAGGAAATTGGGATGCCCCGATGCAAGAAGGAAACGTGTTCACCTGCGAACCAGGCATCTACATTCTGGAAGAAGAGATCGGTGTTCGGATTGAAGATGATATTCTCGTGACCAAGAACGGTCCGCATAACCTCATGAAAAACATTCCGAAAGAGGTGGAGGAGATTGAGGAGTTGATGAATGGATAGTCTCTCGCAAAGGCACGAACACGCAAAGAGAACAATTGACAATAGAATGAAAATCCCCGCCTTCGGCACCCCTTTGAAAGGGGCATGGCGACAGTTCCTCCTTCAAAAGGAGGTGTCGAGGAACGAGACGGAGGATTTATTTAAAGAATCCCAATGAGCAGAAAACTATTGATGATCCCGGGGCCGATCGAGTTCGACCCGAGTGTGATGGAGAAAATGGGTCAGCCGACCTTGAGTCATGTGGCTCCTGCATTTATTGAATCGTTTGGCCGTGCATTGGAAATGATGCGCGA
The sequence above is drawn from the Flavobacteriales bacterium genome and encodes:
- a CDS encoding M24 family metallopeptidase is translated as MRYDRIDNELFIDNRKRFIEGIVPQSVAVFNSNDVMPTNADGTMKFKQNSDLFYLTGVDQEESILVLAPNARDEHHREVLFLKETNETIAIWEGAKLTVEQAQQVSGIQTVYWLKDFNRVFNMLVNEASHIYLNSNEHGRATIEVETRDARFVKWCMEKYPLHKYRRCAPVMERIRAVKSKFEVMLLQEACNITEKGFRRLLDKVKPGVWEYEIEAELWHEFIRNRAQGFAYEPIIASGRSSCVLHYIQNNQQCKDGDILLLDIGAEYANYDADLSRTIPVNGKFSQRQRDVYNAVLRVQKAAIEMLRPGTLLKDYHKEVGLLMQDELLNLKLIDKADIQNQDPKWPAYKRYFMHGTSHFLGLDTHDVGNWDAPMQEGNVFTCEPGIYILEEEIGVRIEDDILVTKNGPHNLMKNIPKEVEEIEELMNG
- a CDS encoding succinate dehydrogenase, translated to MSSSVGKKIAMALSGFFLLLFLLQHLTVNFISVISPDGFNEASQFMGTNPLIQFVMQPILAFAVVFHLAMGIRLELQNRSARPIKYAMNKGNANSTWMSRNMIITGIMVLLFLGLHFYDFWIPELNVKYVQGDMSGMLPDGGYRYWEELHHKFHDPIRVGIYVLAFVFLALHLMHGFQSAFQSVGFNHRKYTPVIKQLSNIYAVVVPLGFIIIAVYHFATQS